In Raphanus sativus cultivar WK10039 chromosome 5, ASM80110v3, whole genome shotgun sequence, the following proteins share a genomic window:
- the LOC108861142 gene encoding probable indole-3-pyruvate monooxygenase YUCCA10, translating to METVVLIVGAGPAGLATSVCLNQHSIPNIILEKEDIHASLWKKRAYERLKLHLAKNFCQLPYMPHGSDVPTFMSKDLFIEYLDAYVTRFDIKPRYNCAVKFSTFEVSNNKWRVEAENIVTGETEVYWSEFLVVATGENGDGNIPTVKGIDTFPGEIVHSSMYKSGRDFKGQNVLVVGGGNSGMEISFDLCNFDANTTVLVRTPRHILTKEEVYLGMSLLKYCPVKMVDTLVMAVSTARSFMYGDLSKYGLFRPKQGPFATKLFSGKAPVIDVGTVQKICDGKIQVINGGIRSIQEKTLTFENGKKQDFDVIVFATGYKSSVCNWLKNYEYMMKKDGFPKNPMPKHWKGENNLYCAGFSRKGIAGAAQDAVSVAEDIRSILATTIY from the exons ATGGAGACCGTAGTGTTGATTGTGGGTGCTGGACCAGCCGGCTTGGCAACATCGGTTTGTCTAAACCAACACTCAATCCCAAACATAATCCTCGAGAAAGAAGACATCCATGCATCACTTTGGAAGAAACGAGCCTACGAACGTCTCAAGCTTCACTTAGCCAAAAACTTCTGCCAGCTACCTTACATGCCTCACGGTTCTGATGTTCCAACCTTTATGTCCAAAGATCTTTTCATCGAATACCTTGACGCTTATGTCACCCGCTTTGACATAAAACCTAGATACAACTGCGCCGTGAAGTTCTCAACGTTCGAGGTGTCCAATAACAAGTGGAGGGTAGAGGCAGAAAACATTGTAACGGGAGAAACCGAGGTGTACTGGTCGGAGTTTCTGGTGGTTGCGACCGGAGAGAATGGAGATGGAAATATTCCGACTGTGAAAGGGATTGATACTTTCCCCGGAGAGATTGTACATTCAAGCATGTATAAGTCTGGTCGTGATTTTAAAGGTCAAAATGTTCTAGTGGTCGGAGGTGGAAATTCTGGTATGGAGATAAGTTTTGACCTCTGTAACTTTGATGCTAATACCACCGTCCTTGTTCGAACTCCG AGACACATATTGACCAAAGAAGAAGTATACTTAGGGATGTCACTATTAAAGTATTGTCCGGTGAAAATGGTTGATACATTGGTGATGGCGGTGTCCACGGCAAGATCATTTATGTACGGAGATCTCTCTAAGTATGGGCTCTTCCGGCCAAAACAAGGCCCTTTCGCAACAAAACTCTTTAGTGGAAAAGCTCCTGTTATTGATGTTGGAACTGTTCAAAAGATTTGCGATGGCAAGATTCAG GTTATCAATGGTGGCATAAGAAGCATCCAAGAGAAGACCTTAACATTTGAAAATGGAAAGAAACAAGATTTCGATGTGATTGTGTTTGCGACTGGTTACAAAAGCTCAGTCTGCAATTGGTTAAAG AACTATGAATACATGATGAAGAAAGATGGTTTTCCCAAAAACCCAATGCCGAAACATTGGAAAGGAGAAAATAATCTTTATTGTGCTGGATTTTCGAGGAAGGGAATCGCTGGAGCCGCCCAAGATGCAGTATCCGTAGCCGAAGACATCAGATCTATCTTGGCAACTACCATATACTGA